The Acidimicrobiia bacterium DNA segment GCGCTTGCACCGGGTTGATGCCCGGGCCGAACTCGGCCAGCGCTTCCTGACCCAGCATCAGCCCGCGTAGCGCATTCGTGGTGACCGTGATCGGCTGAACTTCTGCGAACGTCCGCAGCCAATCCGGCATCGTCTGCGTCGGTACGAACACGGAACTGGCGAATACCAGCGGGAACACACCCAGGAACGTCGCAGATTGGGCGGCCTCCGGGTTCTTCACCACCAGGCCGATCGACGCCATGATCCACGACAGCGCAAAAGCAAACGTCATGGCGACGAGCAGGCCGGCGACGAATCCGATGAAGCTGGTCTGATAACGGAACCCCATCACAAACCCCATCACCACCATCAAGGTGATAACGAACCCGTTCCGGATGAGGTCCGAGAGGGTCCGGCCCGCCAGTACGGCCGAGCGGGCCATGGGCAGCGAGCGGAACCGATCGATCACGCCCTTGGACAGGTCCTCGGTGAGCCCGAGCGCCGTCTGGCCCGCTCCGAAGGCGGCCACTTGAATGAGCAGCCCGGGGAGCAGCCAGTTGATGTACTTGCCCTGAGCGATGGCGGGAATCGCCTGTCCGATCGCCCCTCCGAAGACGTAGTTGAACAGCAACAGGAACATGACCGGCTGCACTGTGGCGAAGATGAGTAGCTGCGGCAGCCGGATGTTGCGCAGCAGATTGCGCCGCGTGATGACGGCAATGTCCTTGGCGGCATGCATCGGGCTGATGCGCGCCCGCTCGGTCTTTTCAGATGTAATGGCCATCAGTTGCTCCTCCCCCTCGGTCCGCGTCGCTTTGGTGTCGTGACCTTCTCGGCTTCGGCTTCGGCTTCGGCCGCCCCGCGCCCGGTGAGGGTGAGGAACACGTCGTCGAGCGTCGGTTTGTGCAACGCGATGTCCTGCACGGCGATACTGCGCTCGTCGAGGCGCCGCACGACGTTCAGCAGTGTCTGTGAACCGTCCGGGGCAGGGAGGCGGAGGCTGCCCCGGTACTGATCGAATACGGCTGCCTCGGTCGACAATCCGGTCAGCGCCTCGATCGCCTGATCGCGCACCTCATCGCCGACATGGAGTTCGATCACCGAGCCACCCATCTGATCCTTGAGTTCGTCGCCGGTTCCCTGGGCGATCAGCCTCCCGTTGTCGATGACCGCAATCCGGTTGGCGAGTTGATCCGCTTCGTCGAGATACTGCGTCGTCAGCAAGACGGTGGTTCCGCCCGCCACCAGATCCCTGATTATGTCCCACAATCCCAGCCGGCTCTGCGGGTCGATGCCGGTGGTCGGCTCATCGAGGAAGAGCACCTGGGGCCGGCCGACCAGCGAGGCGGCCAGGTCGAGGCGTCGCCTCATTCCGCCGGAGTACGTGCGGACGGTACGGTCCGCCGCCTCCGCCAGCCCGATGCTGTGCAGCACTTCGTCGGCTCGCTTCGTCGCTTCTTTGGCCGGCAGGTTGTACAACCGTCCGACCATTTCGACGTTCTCGCGCCCGGTGAGGTACTCGTCAACGGCCGCATACTGGCCGGCCAGTCCGATGTGTGTGCGAGCGGAGGTCGGGTCGGCCGCAACATCGACGCCGGCCACCTCGGCGTACCCGGAGTCGGCGCGCAGCAACGTCGTGAGCACACGGATCAGGGTGGTCTTCCCTGCACCGTTGGGCCCGAGCAGGCCGTAGACGATGCCTGCCTCAAACTCGAGGCTCACGCCGTCCAGTGCTCGGATGTTTGCCTTCTTGAACGTCTTGACGATGTTTTCGACTCGAACGATCGGTTTGTCCACGCGGGAGGCCCCCTTCTTCATGCATGCGGTCGCATGAGGCTAGGCGATCGGCGAACCTACTGCTTCTTGCGTCACTTTGGAGCGTGCTGCGCTCTCAACTGACGCAAGAACGAGGCGGCGCGACCCGGTAGCCTTCCCGTCCATGATCCATCCGCCCCTCCCCGACTCCGTTACCGTGTTGGCGGGAACCGACGTCGAGGGCGAGTGGGAACGCTTTGCTCCATTTGAGGCGATGCACCACCTCCACGAGATCTGCAACCCGATGGACGCCACTTCCCTCGAGGAGATCCTCGACCGCCTGTCCCCTACCGGCGGCGAGCGCATGATCGACGTGGCCTGCGGCCACGGCGCCTTGCTCCTCAGGGCGGCCGAACGATCGGCGATCGAGGGAGTCGGACTGGACCTCTCACCGTGGGTTCTGACCCGGGCTTCCGCGCGAGCCCACGACCGCCCGCTGCAAGGAACGGTCGAGTGGTGGCTTGGTGACGGCACCGCTCTCGCCCGAGACCAACAGTGGGACGTCGCCACCTGTCTCGGGGCCTCGTGGATCTGGCACGGGTTTACGGGGACGCTGCGGGCGCTGGCCGCCCGCACCCACCCGGGTGGACGGATCGCCATCGGCGACCTCCGCACAAAGACCGGCCTGGCGGCAGAGGCCGTCGAAGCCGTCATCGGGACCGACACGAAGATGACCACCGAAGCCGACCAGATCGACGCCATTCAGAAAGCCGGCCTCGAGCCGATCCACTGCTACATCAGTCCCGAAGAGGCCTGGGCCGGCTACCACCGCCTGGTCATCGAGTCCGCCGACACCTACCAGGGGCCGGACCCGGCCGTCAACGCCAGGGCGATGGCCCGTGCCTGGCAGGAGGAGTTCGAGCGCGACCGGCGGATACTCGAATGGACGGTATGGATCGCAAAGAAGCCGGGCCACCCGGCGTCACCATGACCGGGCAGCCCGGATTCCGCCTTCCCAGCCCGGAATACCGAGAGCTCATCCACCCCCTGGAATCTCAGTGACGATCACGCTCCGATTGGCGTCGAGTTCGACCGGATCGACCTTGTCTTCAGTCAGGAAGATCGAAGCGTTTCCGTGGCAGGCATCGCACGAGGCGTTCTGCGGCGTCGAGCGCTGGATGTTGTGTGGAGTCGCGTACAGCCAGGTCGGCCGGGCATCGAACTCGGGCAACAGATCATCGCCGTAGTAGGAGAAGCTGTCCTGGTCGACCGGGACATGGCGGACCGTCACCCACGACCATGGGCGGTCGTCGGTCGGAGTCGGGTTCTTCCCGATGTAGAACAACATCTGCGACTCGTCCGTCTCGAAGTACGGCACGCCTTCCTCGGATTTCTGAACGTGACAGCTGTAACAGTTCTTGTATGCCACCGAATGGCAGACCTGACAGGAAAGGGCATCCAGATGCCATGCCGTGTGCTGGGCGTTGGCGCCTTCGAGGTCCGGGTGACAATCGGTGCAGGCCGGATCTTGCGCTCCGTCGTATCGGAGCTCCTGCTCGGGGCCGACCCCGTGCATGTCATCGCCGGTGTGGCAGGTGAAGCACGCCATGCCGCCCGGGTTGTAGTGGACGTCTGCCGGATACATCCCGCCGTCGTCCGTTTCGTTCTTGCCTTTGTACTCGTTCTCGATCCGGCTGCCGTGACAGCCCGTGCAGGTCAAGTTCATCGGCGGCGTCTCTTTGAACGAGTGACCGGCGAGCAGTCCACCTCCGGCACTGGTCGGCCGGCTCACATGGCATTGCCCGCACGAGGCGTGACAGGATGCGCAGTGATTGGTGAAGGCCTCTTCCAGCCCGGGCGAGAGCTCGTCGCCGCCGCTGCGGGCCAGCAGCACGGTGTCGTAGCCGCCGAGCGTCGCATGCAGGCTGCCGACGTGATCGTCGGTGGTGTCTTCGTGGCAGGTGCCGCAGGTGGTGATCGGGTCGGGATCGACCGTTATTCCGGTGTGGGCCTCTTCCATGTCGGTTGCGCCCGGCACCCCGCCGTGACAGGTGGTGCACCCGACCTGCCCGTGCGTACTGGCCGGGAATTCCTCATCGCTTACGAATACTTGCTCCCATGCCTCCAACTGAGGCACCGAGCCGCCTCAGCCCTCACCCGAGCTGAGCGATTCCGCGTCCACCGGTTCAACGGCGAGCGCCATCAAGGTTTCCTGGTTGGTGTGGCAATCGAGGCAGGCGGCGTCCGGGTCCATCGCTTCGGTGGTGGTCGGAACGACGGCCTGTGTCGTAGTGGTTGCTACCGAATTCGGCGTTGTGTCGAGAGCCGCCACAGTGGTGTCTGGAGCTTCCGCCTCGTCACTGCTGCAACCGGCGAATACTCCTCCGGCCACGATCATCGCCCCGGCGGCCACCACCAGAGTCCAACGTTTCATATCAACTCCTGGTGGGAGGCGCCGGGATCTCACCGACGCCTCCCGCTGGTCCGGTCTAGGGCAGTTCGTTGATCACGGTTTCGGTCGGGTATCCCGGCGCACCCGTGTAGCGGCCGGTGGCGAGGACCGCATCGTCGTCGGTCCAGTCCATCATCCCGAACTTCATGTTGACGGAGTCGTAGCCGAGCAGCTTGAGGGCGGTTGCCGCCACCTGACCGGTGTGACCGGTGTAGCAGTAGACGATGATCTGCTCATCGGATGGGAGCATGGCCAGGCTGGCCGGATCGGCGATGGCTTTCCAACCGATGTTGTAGGCACCTTCCACATGACCGAGCGCATAGGCATCCGGCGCCCGGACGCTCAACACGAACGGATTGTTCGCATCATCACCGTCTGAGAGGTTCTCAAACAAGGCTTCGGCGGAGGTCGTCGGACCCCAGTCGGCCAGGAAACTCTGGGCCGACGCAATCGCGATATCAACCGCGGCCGTCTCGCCGGTGGTCAGCGTCGGCGGTTCATATTCAACCGTCAGTTCGTTGGCTTCAGTCTCGGTCGGGTATCCCGGCGCACCCGTGTAACGGGCGGTAGCCAGGATCGTGTCGTCATCGGTCCAGCCCATCATCCCGAACTTCAGGTTGGTGGCGTCGTACCCGAAGATCCGCAGCAGGGTCGCTGCCACCTGGCCGGTATGGCCGGTGTAGCAGTACACGACGATCGGCTGATCGGTCGGCAACTTGGCCAGGTTCGCCGGGTCGGCGATTTCTTTCCAGGGGATGTTGTATGCGCCCTCGATGTGACCGAGCGCATAAGCATCCGGCGCCCGGACGCTCAGAATGAACGGGTCGTTCGATTCGTCGCCGTCCGAGAGGTTCTCGAACAGGGCTTCGGCCGAAATCGTCGGCGACCAGTCGGCAAGTGCGGCGGTGATGTGGGCGGCAAGAACCGCACTCTCATCGATCGCTTCCGTGGTCGTGGTGGTCGGGGCCACTGTGGTCGTGGTCATCTCGACCATGGTCGTGGCGACCATTGGAATGGTTGTTTCGGCGGCCGCGGCCGCGGTGGTTTCAGTGGTCTCCGTGGTGTCGTCCGACCCGCAGGCCGAGACAAAGAGACCCATCACGATGAACAAGATCAGCAAGTTCATTCTCTTGCTGGGTGACATGGCACTCCTTTCAGAGTGATGTCAAGGTTCCTACCCCTTGCTGGCAATGTATCGCGTTCTGTCGCTTCTTGGACACGCCGTTGGCCCCATTCAAAAGTGCCGGCGGACCCGCCCAAGCGAAGGAAATACGTCGGTATAACACCTGCTTATGTAGGGTTTCTGACCGGTTGGGAAGAGATCGCCGGCCGGAATGGTTGCGCAGAACAGAAAATGTGAAGGAGCAGCGATGGATGCACAAAACCTCGGCTTGCTGATCTTGCGGGTGGCCGCCGGCGCGGTGATGATCGCCCACGGCCTCAACCACGGACGCAAGCTCGACAGCACCGCCGCCTGGTTCGAGTCCATAGGCTTCAGCCGCGCCAGGATGCAGGCGTTCCTCTCGGCGGCCGGCGAACTCGCCATCGGCGCCGGCCTCATAACAGGGGCTCTCACCACCTTCGCTGCCGCCGGTCTCGTCGCCACCATGGTGGTGGCGGGCGTTTCGAATCACCGCAAGGCGGGGTTCTTCGCCTTCAACCGTCCGATCGAGGGTTGGGAGTATGTGATGATGCTGGGCGTGGTCGGCTTGTCGCTCGCCACGATGGGGGGAGGCGAATGGTCGATCGACGGTGCAATCGGCCTCGACGTGTCCGGATGGCCCGGATTCATCATCGGTTTGGCCGGGGTCGGAGCAGGCATCACCCAGCTCGCCCTGTTCTGGAGTGCGCCTGCGGAAACCGAGATCGACGAATAGCGGTTGGTTCCGCCGCGACCTGTCCCCTCCGAGTCCCGGCTCCGGCGGTGAGTCAGTCGTTCAGACGTTCCGCCGCAGGATGGTCCTCCGTGACGCCGGCCGACTTGGGCGCCGCCGACGTCATCTGGGCAAAGGCAGCCCCGATCGGCAGCAGGTAGGCCCAGTAGGAGATGACCATCAGCAGCGACGGACCCGGCGACCATCCGAACATGGTCTTTGCGAACCGGGCGACAGTGCTGACGTCGGGATCGCCGAACGGCACCTGATAGAGAGGTTCGATCAGGATCGGCAGCACGGCCGCCTCCTGGAACTCGTGAACGCCCTTCGATACGAGGCCGGCCGCGAAGAGAATGATCAGGAACCCGGTCACCCGGAAAAAGATCCGGAGGTTGATGCGGCTGCCACCCCGGTACATGAGGTAGCCGATGCCGATGGCGGTAAGCAGGCCGAGCAGGCCACCGACCAGCTGGCTGCCGCTGGCGGACTCCCCCACTGTCGTTGAGATCAGGAAGAGGGCTGATTCGAGGCCTTCTCTCAGGACCGCGACGAACGCCACCGCCGCCAATGTGGCGACACCGCCGAGCGCCACCGCCGAAGCAGCTTCCGACTCCAGCTTTCCGCGCAGCTGACGGGCGTTCTTTCCCATCCAGAAGATCATCCAGGTGAGGAGCCCGCCGGCCGCGAACGCTACGACTCCTTCGGTGAGTTGCTCGGCACGGCCTTCGAGGGAACCTACGGTGTTGTAGATCACGATCCCGATGAGGAGAGAGAGGAAGGCCGCCGAAATGGTCCCGACCCATACCCACCGGATGTGGCTGCGCGAACCAAGCCGGTTGAGGTAGGCCAGCAGGATGGCGACGACGAGCGCCGCTTCGACACCTTCACGCAACATCACCAGGAACGCAGCCATGGCGCTACTTTACACTATCCGCGTAGTGCAAACCCACTCTGATTTCTCCGCAATGCAGTGGTCGAAAAACGCACCACTGCATTGCGCAGAAAAGCCCCCCTGGATTCTCCGCAATGCAGTGGTCTGAAAACGCACCATTGCATTGCGGAGAAAACCTGGACGGAGCTAGGCGGGGACGGTCGAGCGCTGCCGATCGGCGACCAGGCTCTCGCCGGTGGGCCAGCGAAGCGCCATCGCGACCACTACTGCGGAGGCGCCGAGTGACGACGCCGCCTCCCACCACACGACCGTGTCGGATGCGCACTCCTCGCGCATGGTCTCTCTCTCCGAGGTGCTCGAACTAGAAGAGCCGACCGGGCGGAGTTGCCACCCGGACTCCAGTCCGCGCTCGGCAGGGTCGACCTGTTCGGTCCGCCCGTCGGCATAGGTCACCGTGCAGGCTGGATCCAAGTGGGCGAATAACACCAATACCGGCACCACGGCTGCGATGGCGAGCAGCGGGCGTCCGAATCGTGCCCACCTGGGCTCTGGAGCCGGACGGATCCGGCTGCGGGCCACCAAGCCCCAGACGATCGCCACGATCAGCCACAGCGGTATGAGCTCCAATGCGGCGAAGCCCATAACCAGGGCCGCCATCCCTGCCGCCGGGAGCAGCGACGGCCGGCGATCGAGAGAGATGAAGGCAAACCAGGCCGGCAACGTGAACGCCGCCACGGTGGCGATGGCTTGCAGCAGGCCCGGCCCATCATCGGACAAGACCGCACCCGCCATCAAACCCACCACCAGGGCTATCACCAGTCCGGCAGTACCGCCGACAATGCGCCGCTTCAGTTTCATCTGTTCGTACAAAGGCATTTCCTTCATCTCCCGCACACGAAATCGGACCAGTTGTAGAAGTCGACCGCCAGCACCGCCGGGTATTCGACTTCGACGTCGTCGAGGAACCCGATGAGCTCTGCCGTCGGCCCGGTCACCACGAGGGTCACCACGCCGGGGTCGGCTTGCGCCAGCTGCACGGCCGTTTGTTCGAGTCGTTCGACGTCGCTCGTCTCCGGATCGACCGCCCGTTCGATCAGCCATGGGTTGGCCGTAAGGGTGCCGACGGCTCGCCGTACCTCGGCGAGGGCATTGGCGATCGAGGCCGGGGCACCGCCGAGGCCGAGTCCCCCACTGACCGATGTGCCTCCAAAGCGTGAATCATCGACCATCCCGGGCTCTAGACAGGTGGGGTATCCCAGTACCCCGTATCCAAAGCCCGAGAACGGTTGCTCGTCGAGGTCCAGCCGTTGGGAGGTCGGAAAACCCGCCCAAACGACCCGGACGTCGTAGTCCGTCGAGTCGGCCAGCTCCTGGGCTCGGGCCAGCGAGATCGGTTCGTTGAAGTGGGCGGCTACCGTGGCCACCGTGCCCGAGCCCAACTCGGCCAGCCGGTATTCACCTGGTGTCCCCGAGTTGAAGTCGGTCACGTAGGGCCAGAACCAGCCACCAAGGGGAGCGCCGAACCTGGTGATCCCGATCCGGCTGCCGACCTCGCCCAGCTCTTTCGCCCCGGCCCCGACCTGCAGCACGAGGTGAGCTGTGTTCGTCCGCGATGCTGCACCGGAGGTGACATCCCAATCGGTGGCGATGGCGCCCTCGTTGACCATCATCGCCATGTCGAAGGTGGCGCGAGCAGCGATGGTGGCACGGTCTCCCCGGTTGATCACCAGCGGTTGGATGATCACGGCGGAGACCAGCCACGCCACTATCCACAGCGACACCAGCATGAGGGCAGTGTTCGTCACCGTCCTCCACATTGCCCGCCGGACGGAGCGCCGTAGGGACCGCTCGTCCACCGCCCCACCGGCGAGCCCGCTGAGATCGACCGGTGCGACCTCGTCGAGGATGGCCCGGCATTCCGCGCAATCGGCGAGGTGATCGTCGACGGCCCGGCGGGTCGCCCGGTCGAGCGTCTCGTCGACGTATCCTTCGAGCAGGTCCTGAATCTCATCGTGGGAATTCATCTCTGGTACTCCGTGTAGTAGGCCCGGAACGAGACCCGGGCGCGGTGAATGAGAACCTTCACGGCCGCCGGCGTGCAGTGCATCGCGTCGGCGACCTCCTCGTAGCTGAGCCCGGCTCGATCACAAAGCAGGAGGGCCGTGCGATGACGTTCCGGCATCCTCGACAACGCCTGTTCGATGGCATCGACCTCGGCGAAATCGGCATCCTCGACCACCGCCTCATAGACATCTTCAACGGGTACGGGATGGCGGCGTCTCGTGTCGTCGATGAACACCGACCTGGCGATGGTGAACAGCCATGACCGGGGATTGCCTCCCCGATAACCACCAAGTGAGCGCGTTGCCTTCACGAAGGTCTCTTGCATCAGATCCTCCGCGTAGGTTCTGTCCCGGCACAGCGAGATGAGGAACGCGTAGACCGCGTCCGCATGCGCCCGGTAGAAGCCTTCGATTGTGGTTGGCGTGTCCACACGTCTCCCGTCCTCCCTAGTCAAGGTGTTCTTGTCCTGGGAAAGACGGATTTCGGATGCCCGCAGTTACGCGCAACCTTCGATCGCTTTTTCTCCGCAATGCTGCACACGATTAACCGACCATTGCATTGCGCAGAAAACTCCCCCCGGTTTCTCCGCAATGCTGTGGACCACCACACGACGCTGTATTGCCGAGAAACTCGGGCTATCCGCGGTCTTCGACGGTCCAGAGGAGCCATCTGGTGCCCCCCTCGATGAGGTGGAGGTCCCAGACGACCTCGTCGACGGTCTCTCCGTCACGGGCGATGATCACCGTGCCCGATACCACCGGGAACCCATCCCGCATGGCCGCGGTTGGCTCGACGAGTGTGAAGGAGTAAGTCGCCTCGTCCGAACCGATCGTCGACGCTTCTCCAAATAGTTGAGCGTATTGCGGACCGGCGGGGTCGAGGAACCCATCCAGCACTGCCAGGTCACCCGTCGATGCAAACCGCGCCCATGCGTCCAGGGCGTCCTGGGCGGCGGCGATCCACACCTCCTCGTCGAAGACAAGAACCGGAACAGGAGTGCCAATCGTCACCGCGTCGGAGCCGGCGGGTTCCTCCGACGACCAGTCGAAGACCTGCCAGACCAACACCGCGGCCAGCACCACGATCAGGCCAATGGCCGCCGCCAGGCGCCCGGGGCTGTTCCCACCCATTACGACCTCACGGTGACGGCGCCGCCCGCGCCACAGAGACAACTCGTACCAACAACGGATCTTCGCCGACCGTCAACAGACGTAGGAGCGTGAGTTCGACTTCCCGAGTCAATACGACCTGCACGGAATCGCCGGCGACCGCCACGTCGAGCGGGGCCGACAGCTCTCCGGCCACACCATGCTGAGCGACGACACGCTCCGCCAGCGCGACAGCCTCATCATTCAAGAGACGTATCTCCCCGACCTGGCGCCATTGGTCCACATCCACGGCCGAAGCCGCCGCAGCCGCCGCAGAATCGGCCACTGCAGCCAGCTCGCGCCGGTCCGACATGACCCTCCACAGATCAACGCTCAGTCCCCCAAGGAACAACACGGCGATTGACAGACCGAGAACCCAGAACGTGATAGACCCGCGCTCTTTCACGGTGCAAAGCTTCTGTAGAGCTCGACCTGCTCCGTCACGCGGGACGATACGGTTCCCTCTCCGAACGTCCCTATGCCGAGGATGGTCGCCGCCGGCACTCTCACCCGAACCTCGACCGCCATCATCGCTCCACGGGACAGTGGCGGACAGTGCGCCTCGGCTTTCATTTCATCGGGAGCCTCTTCATGTGCGCAGAAGAAGACGGAAACGTCCTCGGCATCGATTCCATGATTCGAAGCGACGCGCAAAGCAAGGGCAGCCGCGGCGGTCTCATCCGGCGAAGTACCCGGTGACAAAACGAGAACGCGAGCCGCTTCTCCCGCCGCCACACGCGCCATCGACTGTCGCTCTACCCACGGGGCGACCGACATGACCAGGACCGCCATCGGGATGAGCAGGAAGCCGACGGCGAGCGCAAACTCGATCGGAGCTGCACCGCGATCGTCGCATCGTTCGCTCACGGCAGCGTTTCCTTCACTGCGGTAGCCGTGAGACTGAACTCCCAGTCGGGAACAACCCAACCTTCGAACTGGACCCGGGCATTCGCCACTACGAGGTTGCCATCCAGACCACACCCGGTCTCGACTCCGCGACCCATTTCGCCTCCGAGCAGGTCACCCACGAACGAGTCAATGCGGTCCTGGCAGTCATCCGGCGAAGCGCCGAGCGGAGCTCCGGCGCGAACGCCCTCGTCGAGCGCCGCCCGTACAACGCCGCGGCCATATTGGAACACGATCAGATTGGCAAAAGTGACAAAAAGCAGCAGCGAAAGACCGGCCGCCAGCACGAATTGTGGCGTCGCCATCCCGCGCTCTGATGCGGCATCCATGCCGGAACCTCAGCCGTCGAGGATCTTGGTGCGGATCCAATCCACGACGTCGACCCCCAGCGCCTGTAGGAGGCCCCAGATCACGACCAGTGCGGCGATGGCCAGCGCGGCGTTTCCGAGCAGTTCAGCAGTGCTCAACCCTTCCTCACGGCGAAGTTCGCCTACACCGCGCGGCAGGCGCTGCAGCAGCGCAACCATAAATACACGGACCAACTCCCACTCCTTTCCCTTCCTGGAGATCATATCCATCACAGATTCCCGAAGACGATGGAAGGCAGAGGTGCGGCGACAAACAACAGCATCACCGGCGCCAGAATTGCGATCGTCGGGATCAACATCGCCGCACGTCTCTTCGTAGCCTGCCTCCGCATCGCTTCACGCCGACCCTCCCTGACATCTTCACTCAGGGCGAGAAGCGCCTCGCCGAGATCTGCGCCGCGCTCGTCGGCCGCAGCCAGAAGTGCGTATGTTCTGGCCGCATTGGGCTCGGGCGTCGTCGAAGCCACCCGACTGAACGCGTCTGAGGCGGACATCCCGCTCCGATGGAGCCGCAACGCCTCCTCTAATTCCTCGACGACGGCCCCGGAGCCGCGTTGAGAGAGTTGCTGCACCGCCTGGATCACTCCTCCCCCGACCCGGACCCGCATCGCCAACAACTGATTGATCGTATATATCTCGATCCTCATCCGATCACGCCGTTCCTCGATTGCCCTGTCGACTGCCGCCCGCGACCGGGTGGCACCCACGACGAATCCCAGAACGCCGAGAAGGAGTGCAAGTGACGCCCCATCCCCAACGAGCGCGCCCGCGACAACCCCAGCAACCGAAGCGGCAACGGTGGTCCCGAGCTGACGAACCCGATACTCCTGAAGGCGGTCATCCTCAGGCAGGGACAAGTACAACCCGGCCTGGCGGAGTTTCAGCGCCATCCCCTCATCACCTGTGGCTTCCACCAGCCTGCCGAACCGTACGGCAAGGGCCTCGACCATCGGGCCGAAGAGTCGGGCTACGACTCCCGCCCCACTGACAGGTCCCGGATCGGACACACTGAGCACATCCGGACTCATTCCGAGGCTCGTCCGGCTGATCACGGTGTATGGGCGTACTCGCGGCGCCAGGCGACGGGTCGGCCGGACGAGGAGGGACGCGAACGCAGCCACCGCGATTCCCGACAGAACGGAGACCAGGAGGTCAACACCGCCCGAACTCAACGCGCACCCCCCTGTTCGACCAGCAACGCTGCCCCTCCCATGACTCTCGGCTCATCTGGATCCCGGCTCAGACGCCTGACGACTGCAATCCCGAGCAGACTCATGGCAGCTCCGATCACAATGACGACTGCTCCCCCGGGAGACCTATAGAACTCGCGGAACAGCCCGGCCCGGGCCGTCAGTGCCACGAGCACAAACCAGGGCAAGGCAAAGACAACCCTTGCATTTATCTTCTGCTCGAGCGCTTCCGTTCTGATCTCTTCGATAGCCCACAAGTCACGCGTCGTAGCCTCGCCTAGATCATGGAGAATGCGCGGCACGAGCGCACCTCCACGTTCATAAGCGAGGATCAACACCTCGATGACGCGATCTGACGTCGGATCCGCCAGCTCTTCCTTGATCACTTCGAGTGCCGGCACAACCCCCAGCGTCCGGGTCAGGAGTGGATATGCGGCAAAGGCCTGCCGGAGAGGGATCGGTCCGCTGCGCGCCAGAGCTTCAACTGCCTTCGGAAGTGACATCCCGGAGGAAATCGATGCGACG contains these protein-coding regions:
- a CDS encoding type II secretion system F family protein, with translation MTLVASLLSGLFMYLLVGFMTGHGPRFEMRKAMRPTVSEQQTWLIQAGVQLTPRQFWMTSIGAGALAFAVFLLVSGVPLVALMPAIVVALLPRAYFSRRRIQRLSEVQQAWPDGIRDLVASISSGMSLPKAVEALARSGPIPLRQAFAAYPLLTRTLGVVPALEVIKEELADPTSDRVIEVLILAYERGGALVPRILHDLGEATTRDLWAIEEIRTEALEQKINARVVFALPWFVLVALTARAGLFREFYRSPGGAVVIVIGAAMSLLGIAVVRRLSRDPDEPRVMGGAALLVEQGGAR
- a CDS encoding type II secretion system F family protein; protein product: MAAFASLLVRPTRRLAPRVRPYTVISRTSLGMSPDVLSVSDPGPVSGAGVVARLFGPMVEALAVRFGRLVEATGDEGMALKLRQAGLYLSLPEDDRLQEYRVRQLGTTVAASVAGVVAGALVGDGASLALLLGVLGFVVGATRSRAAVDRAIEERRDRMRIEIYTINQLLAMRVRVGGGVIQAVQQLSQRGSGAVVEELEEALRLHRSGMSASDAFSRVASTTPEPNAARTYALLAAADERGADLGEALLALSEDVREGRREAMRRQATKRRAAMLIPTIAILAPVMLLFVAAPLPSIVFGNL
- a CDS encoding RNA polymerase sigma factor, whose protein sequence is MDTPTTIEGFYRAHADAVYAFLISLCRDRTYAEDLMQETFVKATRSLGGYRGGNPRSWLFTIARSVFIDDTRRRHPVPVEDVYEAVVEDADFAEVDAIEQALSRMPERHRTALLLCDRAGLSYEEVADAMHCTPAAVKVLIHRARVSFRAYYTEYQR
- a CDS encoding pilus assembly protein TadG-related protein, whose translation is MKERGSITFWVLGLSIAVLFLGGLSVDLWRVMSDRRELAAVADSAAAAAASAVDVDQWRQVGEIRLLNDEAVALAERVVAQHGVAGELSAPLDVAVAGDSVQVVLTREVELTLLRLLTVGEDPLLVRVVSVARAAPSP